One window of the Crassaminicella thermophila genome contains the following:
- a CDS encoding phage antirepressor N-terminal domain-containing protein, with translation MKNDLVVKEVNFNGDVLVAVKSNSTGKIFTGVKWICEGLGLDVRRQREKLQEHLTLKKGVSTLPLPSNGGIQNTLAIELDFLPLWLATINPALVKEEIKTKLVEYQLKAKDVLAQAFLQQSKPVCIEDVLIQSLQEMKAMRMEIAVAKEIAVTTKEEVQGIRDVIVINPRSEWRKEANRALNAIGRKLGDFKNPKDESYRALEERAKCKLSIRLKNLQSRALMNGMTKSKVDKLNNLDVIENDTRLKEIYIAIIKEMAIKYGVA, from the coding sequence ATGAAAAATGATTTGGTTGTTAAGGAAGTAAATTTTAATGGTGATGTTTTAGTTGCTGTTAAAAGCAATAGTACAGGAAAAATATTTACAGGTGTTAAGTGGATTTGCGAAGGATTAGGGTTAGATGTCAGAAGGCAAAGAGAAAAATTACAAGAACATCTAACTCTAAAAAAGGGAGTGTCTACCCTGCCACTACCTTCAAATGGAGGGATACAAAATACTTTAGCGATTGAACTAGACTTCCTTCCTTTATGGTTAGCAACAATTAATCCAGCTTTGGTAAAAGAAGAAATCAAAACTAAGTTAGTAGAGTACCAATTAAAAGCCAAAGATGTTTTAGCACAGGCATTTTTACAGCAGAGTAAACCAGTCTGCATAGAAGATGTCTTGATCCAATCATTACAAGAAATGAAAGCTATGAGAATGGAAATAGCAGTAGCAAAAGAAATAGCTGTAACAACAAAAGAAGAAGTGCAAGGAATAAGAGATGTAATAGTAATAAATCCAAGATCAGAATGGAGAAAAGAAGCAAATAGAGCATTAAATGCTATAGGGAGGAAATTAGGAGATTTTAAAAATCCTAAAGATGAATCCTATAGAGCATTAGAGGAAAGAGCAAAATGCAAGCTGAGTATTAGACTTAAAAACTTACAGAGCAGAGCTTTAATGAATGGAATGACTAAAAGCAAAGTTGATAAATTAAACAACTTAGATGTAATAGAAAACGATACAAGGCTTAAAGAAATTTATATAGCGATTATAAAAGAAATGGCAATTAAATACGGTGTTGCTTAG
- a CDS encoding putative HNHc nuclease — MGNISKRFARDGKVKSEIRLDDGRTITAEQRKKVYATIRDMATYTGYMPEEMKELMKYSYISETGSDYFSLSNCSVTTARLFINYIIEFCFRWNIPLLDHGLNRTDDIGKYLWQCLKIQKCAICGKEAEIHHWDAIGRGIDRKKYDDSKHRKIALCRIHHTEAHTIGRDTFAEKYHVYGIIYKE, encoded by the coding sequence CTGGGGAATATCTCAAAAAGATTTGCAAGAGATGGAAAAGTAAAATCAGAAATACGTCTTGATGACGGAAGAACAATTACAGCAGAGCAAAGAAAAAAGGTATATGCAACTATACGAGATATGGCTACATATACAGGATACATGCCAGAAGAAATGAAAGAACTTATGAAATATAGCTATATATCAGAAACGGGAAGTGATTATTTTTCTCTTTCAAATTGCAGTGTTACAACAGCGAGGTTGTTCATCAATTATATTATAGAATTTTGTTTTCGGTGGAATATACCATTACTGGATCATGGACTAAATCGAACGGATGATATAGGGAAATATTTGTGGCAGTGCTTAAAAATACAAAAATGCGCGATATGTGGAAAAGAAGCTGAAATACACCATTGGGATGCAATAGGAAGAGGGATAGATAGGAAGAAATATGATGATTCAAAACATAGAAAAATAGCATTGTGCAGGATACATCACACTGAGGCACACACGATCGGTAGAGATACATTTGCAGAGAAGTATCATGTGTACGGGATTATCTACAAGGAGTAA
- a CDS encoding recombinase RecT — MSNNVVTTTQEKNITEEVLARVQDLNKKGELVIPKGYSAENALKSAYLILSETVDKDKKPVLQTCSKASIANALLDMVIQGLSPAKKQCYFVAYGGKLQLMRSYMGTVAVTKRLKGVKDVKAYCIYEGDEFETEYNVDTAVLKITKFNPKFENIDIKKIKGAFAVIVGENGPIHTEIMSMAQIRNSWNQGYAKGKSGAHTNFTEEMAKKTVINRACKMFANTSDDSDILIGAFNNSDKADFEEKDKDMVNDVEYEVKEEIKEKANSKPIGFTNETVKDVAYEEIPKADVEQQQTIMEGPGF; from the coding sequence ATGTCAAATAATGTAGTGACAACAACACAAGAAAAAAATATTACAGAAGAAGTACTAGCGAGAGTTCAGGACCTAAACAAAAAAGGAGAATTAGTTATTCCAAAAGGATATAGCGCAGAAAACGCTTTAAAAAGTGCATATTTAATACTTTCAGAAACTGTAGACAAGGATAAAAAACCAGTACTTCAAACTTGCAGTAAAGCAAGTATAGCAAATGCTTTGTTAGATATGGTTATACAAGGTTTAAGTCCAGCTAAGAAGCAATGTTACTTTGTAGCTTATGGTGGTAAATTACAGCTTATGAGAAGCTACATGGGAACTGTAGCAGTAACAAAAAGACTAAAAGGAGTAAAGGATGTAAAGGCTTATTGCATCTATGAAGGAGACGAATTTGAAACTGAATATAATGTTGATACCGCTGTTCTAAAAATTACTAAATTCAATCCTAAATTCGAGAATATTGATATCAAAAAGATTAAAGGTGCATTTGCAGTAATCGTAGGTGAAAATGGTCCAATTCATACAGAAATTATGAGCATGGCTCAGATAAGAAACTCATGGAATCAGGGGTATGCAAAAGGCAAGAGCGGAGCGCATACAAATTTTACAGAAGAAATGGCTAAAAAAACAGTAATTAATAGAGCTTGTAAGATGTTTGCAAACACAAGTGATGATTCAGATATTCTGATTGGAGCTTTTAATAATTCGGATAAAGCTGATTTTGAAGAAAAAGACAAAGATATGGTGAACGATGTGGAATATGAGGTTAAAGAAGAGATTAAAGAAAAGGCGAACTCAAAGCCTATAGGATTCACTAATGAAACTGTAAAAGATGTTGCGTATGAGGAAATTCCTAAAGCAGATGTAGAGCAGCAACAAACAATAATGGAAGGACCAGGATTCTAA
- a CDS encoding RusA family crossover junction endodeoxyribonuclease: protein MGPEGHIQTILTPNGKIEDELRIIIPDIPPSNNKYMGRGSTYTQAFSVSSRKRKKMAVGNRLASPRTKKWAQNPLKKGRGRNYLFLQKTKRRRDPDNYSGKFILDSLVRAGVLQDDSFWKYRINLEREL, encoded by the coding sequence ATGGGACCAGAGGGACATATACAAACGATATTAACACCTAATGGAAAAATCGAAGATGAACTAAGAATAATAATACCAGATATTCCACCTAGCAATAATAAGTACATGGGTAGGGGTTCAACATACACTCAGGCTTTTTCAGTATCAAGCAGAAAAAGAAAAAAAATGGCAGTCGGTAATAGGTTGGCTAGTCCGAGAACAAAAAAATGGGCTCAGAATCCATTAAAAAAAGGCCGTGGTAGAAATTACCTATTTCTTCAAAAGACAAAAAGACGAAGAGATCCAGATAATTATAGCGGGAAATTCATACTAGATAGCTTAGTTCGAGCAGGAGTGTTGCAAGATGATAGTTTTTGGAAATATCGAATTAATCTTGAAAGGGAATTATGA
- a CDS encoding Spo0E family sporulation regulatory protein-aspartic acid phosphatase, with amino-acid sequence MNSLKIEKKKLDRLIAKHKDLQHPLVQEQSKKVDKLVVEHMREVTA; translated from the coding sequence ATGAATAGCTTAAAAATCGAAAAGAAGAAATTAGATCGTTTGATTGCTAAACATAAAGATCTACAACATCCATTAGTGCAAGAACAGTCTAAGAAAGTAGACAAGCTAGTAGTTGAACATATGAGAGAGGTGACAGCGTGA
- a CDS encoding helix-turn-helix domain-containing protein has product MKLCIKEVREEVGIRITELARRSGVSQSYLSELEAGKKKNVSMTILCRLAKALDVHVSVLFNCDE; this is encoded by the coding sequence ATGAAACTATGTATTAAAGAAGTTCGAGAAGAAGTAGGGATAAGGATTACAGAACTAGCAAGAAGATCAGGAGTAAGCCAAAGTTATTTGAGTGAACTGGAAGCAGGTAAAAAGAAAAATGTTTCTATGACTATACTTTGTAGATTAGCAAAAGCTTTAGACGTTCATGTATCAGTTTTATTTAATTGTGATGAATAG
- a CDS encoding ATP-binding protein translates to MLINIKSLRLKNFKGIKDMSIDFGRITNIYGENATGKTTIADAFTWLLFDKDSKDRTAFDIKTLDKSGNVIHGLEHEVTGVLNVDGTDITLSKIYKEKWTRKRGQAESQFTGHETLYSIDDVPVKKSEYQKKINEIINENIFKLITSPLYFSTKMKWQDRRNVLLEIIGDITSERIVNYKADLRPLEQLLGDKDIDTLKKSISAKKKRLNDEIKSIPYRIDELNNSIQELDFEALEFRKRGVAAGIKNIDEMLLDRSKVNEEFLKEKDKLYKLKSKLKDIEYKVKSEAEEPLKQLNSELREAEKEKTKLDMELYKINNAIETKREFSKLH, encoded by the coding sequence ATGTTAATAAATATCAAAAGTTTAAGACTTAAGAATTTCAAAGGCATAAAAGATATGAGTATAGACTTTGGGAGAATAACTAATATTTATGGTGAAAATGCGACTGGAAAAACAACAATAGCAGATGCTTTTACATGGTTGCTTTTCGATAAAGATTCAAAAGATAGAACAGCTTTTGATATTAAGACATTAGATAAAAGCGGAAATGTGATCCACGGATTAGAACATGAGGTAACAGGAGTATTGAATGTAGATGGTACGGATATTACATTATCTAAAATCTATAAAGAAAAATGGACCAGAAAAAGAGGACAAGCAGAAAGCCAATTCACAGGGCACGAAACTTTATACAGCATAGATGATGTTCCAGTTAAGAAATCAGAGTACCAAAAAAAGATAAACGAAATTATAAATGAAAATATTTTCAAGCTTATAACAAGTCCACTGTACTTTAGTACGAAGATGAAATGGCAGGATAGAAGAAATGTACTACTAGAAATTATCGGAGATATTACAAGTGAAAGGATTGTTAATTACAAAGCTGATTTGAGACCATTGGAACAATTACTAGGAGATAAAGACATAGACACTCTTAAGAAATCTATATCAGCTAAAAAGAAAAGGCTGAATGATGAAATTAAGTCAATACCATATAGAATAGATGAATTAAACAACTCAATCCAGGAATTAGATTTTGAAGCCCTAGAATTTAGAAAAAGAGGAGTTGCAGCTGGAATAAAAAATATCGATGAAATGCTATTGGATAGATCGAAAGTAAATGAAGAATTTCTTAAAGAGAAGGACAAGCTGTATAAACTTAAATCTAAGCTAAAAGATATTGAATATAAAGTTAAGAGTGAAGCGGAGGAACCGCTTAAACAGTTGAATTCTGAATTAAGAGAAGCGGAAAAAGAAAAAACGAAATTAGATATGGAACTCTACAAAATAAATAATGCAATAGAAACTAAAAGAGAATTTAGTAAACTCCATTGA
- a CDS encoding helix-turn-helix domain-containing protein encodes MRNIGERIKHFRNKQGITQVKLSEITSIEQTVISRYENGVIVPPIPKLEKIAKALKIPLTELLKDQSA; translated from the coding sequence TTGAGAAATATAGGAGAACGAATTAAGCACTTTAGAAATAAACAAGGCATCACACAAGTAAAATTATCTGAAATAACTTCAATAGAACAAACAGTGATCAGTCGTTATGAAAATGGAGTAATAGTACCACCAATACCTAAATTAGAGAAAATTGCTAAAGCCTTAAAAATACCATTAACCGAACTGTTAAAAGACCAATCAGCTTAG
- a CDS encoding MBL fold metallo-hydrolase → MKLKVLGSGSKGNCYLLYSPKETLIIECGLPYKAILKGLNFNLNKVVGCLVSHEHKDHSKAIQDLIKNGIDVYTSKGTAMACEVTGYRVKLLESEKATKIGSFIVLPFKTQHDAAEPLGFLIYHREIGSLLFITDSYYCQYKFQDLNHILIECNYSDEILKENLDQGLIPRSLKNRLLKSHFSLGNVKEFLKVTDMKTVQNIMLIHLSDGNSNEAIFKEEIERLTGKPTYVADKGLEIEVSLGTF, encoded by the coding sequence ATGAAACTGAAAGTATTAGGGAGTGGGAGTAAGGGGAATTGTTATCTCCTTTACTCTCCAAAAGAAACTTTGATTATAGAATGCGGATTACCTTATAAGGCTATTCTGAAAGGCTTAAATTTTAATTTAAACAAGGTGGTAGGGTGTTTGGTTAGCCACGAGCATAAAGACCACTCAAAAGCAATACAGGACTTAATAAAGAACGGAATAGATGTTTATACGAGTAAAGGAACAGCAATGGCATGTGAAGTTACTGGATACAGAGTAAAACTATTAGAAAGTGAGAAGGCAACTAAAATAGGAAGTTTTATAGTGCTTCCATTCAAAACACAGCATGATGCAGCTGAACCGCTTGGGTTTTTAATATATCACAGAGAAATTGGAAGCTTATTGTTTATTACAGATAGCTACTACTGCCAGTATAAGTTTCAGGACCTGAACCATATTTTGATTGAATGCAATTACTCTGATGAAATTCTAAAAGAGAATTTAGATCAGGGATTAATACCAAGAAGCTTAAAGAATAGACTTTTGAAATCACATTTTTCTTTAGGAAATGTGAAAGAATTTCTTAAAGTTACGGACATGAAAACAGTGCAAAATATAATGCTTATACATCTGAGCGATGGAAATAGCAACGAAGCAATATTCAAAGAAGAAATAGAACGGCTTACTGGAAAACCAACATATGTAGCAGACAAAGGATTAGAAATAGAAGTTAGTTTAGGTACATTTTAA
- a CDS encoding ubiquitin, which translates to MIKTKDMNFEIFTGTMLYITIDTFRFIFDEDTFYLTVEIENNGEFEFLEEVELDEAIVNHNDLKRVALNWVFKNVEIVKELESEQA; encoded by the coding sequence ATGATAAAAACAAAAGACATGAACTTTGAGATTTTTACAGGGACAATGCTTTACATTACTATAGATACTTTTAGATTTATATTTGATGAAGATACTTTTTATCTAACAGTAGAAATCGAAAACAATGGAGAATTTGAATTTTTAGAAGAAGTAGAGCTAGATGAAGCAATTGTAAATCATAATGATTTAAAAAGAGTAGCTTTAAACTGGGTATTCAAAAATGTTGAAATAGTGAAGGAATTAGAATCAGAACAAGCCTAG